A genomic region of Pyrus communis chromosome 14, drPyrComm1.1, whole genome shotgun sequence contains the following coding sequences:
- the LOC137716133 gene encoding uncharacterized protein: MPFSMKIQPIDFRTSPEDLTRFEPVKPVVAKSRLKRLFERPFTNVLKNSAAAEKAGVGSEEPHFNKDGVVGGGSGGSAEFEPSSMCLTKMVQNFIEDSTEKQSSAVARCSRNRCNCFNGNDSSEDESELFGGFGDSNVASSAEACELLKGLVSCQSVSERNLLADAAKIVEKNKACCKRKDDTCRTVVSDSLLALGYDASVCKSRWEKAPSYPAGEYDYVDVIVKGERLLIDVDFRSEFEIARPSKSYKAILQTLPYIFVGKPDRLWRIIAVVSEAAKQSLKKKGMHVPPWRKAEYIKAKWLSPHSRATPAPSDSTQAPVAGELGQSQGENSREDDELGCESVFEMSASSGEEENAVVVKEWKPPELKPKRSSVTGVKIVTGLASVMEDEQRRRRWATKFDDERLKKTWYILALSRELRRSFGLV, encoded by the exons ATGCCTTTTTCAATGAAAATCCAACCGATCGATTTTCGCACGAGTCCTGAAGACCTGACTCGGTTCGAGCCGGTCAAGCCGGTGGTGGCGAAGTCGCGGCTCAAGCGGCTCTTCGAGCGGCCGTTTACGAACGTACTGAAAAACTctgctgcggcagagaaggcCGGCGTCGGAAGCGAGGAGCCGCATTTCAACAAGGACGGCGTCGTCGGAGGCGGCAGCGGAGGATCGGCCGAGTTCGAGCCGAGTTCGATGTGCTTGACGAAGATGGTCCAGAATTTCATCGAGGACAGCACCGAGAAGCAATCATCGGCTGTGGCGCGGTGCAGCCGGAACCGCTGCAACTGCTTCAACGGCAACGACAGTTCGGAAGACGAATCGGAGCTGTTTGGCGGTTTTGGCGACTCCAACGTGGCATCCTCTGCCGAAGCATGCGAGCTTCTGAAG GGTTTGGTTTCGTGCCAGAGCGTGAGCGAGAGGAACTTGCTAGCCGACGCGGCGAAGATCGTTGAGAAAAACAAGGCCTGCTGCAAGCGGAAAGACGACACCTGCAGAACCGTCGTTTCTGATAGCCTGTTAGCTCTCGGATACGACGCGTCGGTTTGCAAATCTCGTTGGGAAAAAGCTCCTTCCTATCCCGCCG GAGAATATGATTACGTTGACGTGATCGTCAAAGGAGAGAGACTGCTGATCGACGTCGATTTCAGATCGGAATTCGAGATCGCACGGCCGTCGAAGAGCTACAAGGCGATTCTCCAGACGCTTCCGTACATCTTCGTCGGGAAACCCGACCGGCTGTGGCGGATCATCGCGGTGGTGTCGGAGGCGGCTAAGCAAAGCTTGAAAAAGAAGGGGATGCACGTTCCGCCGTGGAGGAAAGCGGAATACATCAAGGCCAAGTGGCTGTCTCCTCACAGTCGAGCTACGCCGGCGCCTTCCGATTCGACTCAGGCTCCGGTGGCTGGCGAGTTGGGACAGAGTCAGGGCGAGAACTCGCGGGAGGATGATGAGTTGGGCTGCGAGTCGGTGTTTGAGATGTCGGCAAGTTCTGGTGAGGAGGAAAATGCGGTGGTAGTGAAGGAATGGAAGCCGCCGGAGCTGAAGCCCAAGAGATCGTCGGTGACCGGAGTAAAGATCGTGACTGGTTTGGCTTCCGTCATGGAAGATGAGCA gagaaggagaagatggGCAACAAAATTCGATGACGAAAGACTGAAGAAAACTTGGTATATACTCGCGCTGTCTCGAGAATTGCGACGATCTTTTGGGCTTGTGTGA